A DNA window from Anaerolineae bacterium contains the following coding sequences:
- a CDS encoding PLP-dependent transferase: MSGASDFPSLPSGLASDTLAVQGGRQAYPYHALTAPVVLSAPFVFRNAEEVDAFVQAKRQGQTPFREYGRYGNPTVEAAERHLATLEGAEAALLFASGMSAITTALLVLLPPGSHLVLTQDMYRRTREFVGTWLPRLGVRHTIVPPGDHEALRTALRPETRLLFSEVPTNPYLRVPDLERMVALARRQGALVAVDATLASPVNLRPLDFGVDLVFHSATKYLGGHHDLLAGVVAGHEELIQRLREAMGVLGGVCAPQTAFLLIRGLKTLGLRVAQHNRNGQAVAAFLEGHPAVERVWYPGLPSHPDHVVARRQMKGFGGVVSFVLKGGLDAARQFLDALRIPLLGPSLGGVESLVMLPALMSYTNLSAEQRAALGIPDGLVRLALGIEDTEDLLQDLAEALAQVGV; encoded by the coding sequence ATGAGCGGTGCCTCGGATTTCCCATCCCTGCCTTCTGGTCTGGCTTCGGATACCCTGGCCGTACAAGGTGGGCGGCAGGCGTACCCTTACCATGCCCTAACCGCGCCGGTGGTGCTCTCGGCGCCGTTTGTCTTCCGCAACGCGGAGGAGGTGGACGCCTTCGTGCAGGCCAAGCGGCAAGGCCAAACGCCTTTCCGCGAGTATGGGCGTTACGGAAACCCCACCGTGGAAGCCGCCGAGCGGCATCTGGCCACTTTGGAAGGGGCGGAGGCGGCCCTGCTCTTCGCTTCGGGGATGAGCGCCATCACCACGGCGCTGTTGGTGCTGCTCCCTCCGGGCAGCCATCTGGTGCTCACCCAGGATATGTACCGCCGGACCCGCGAATTCGTGGGGACCTGGTTGCCCCGTCTGGGGGTGAGGCACACCATCGTCCCACCGGGCGATCACGAGGCGCTGCGCACCGCCCTGCGGCCCGAAACGCGCCTGCTCTTCTCCGAGGTTCCCACCAATCCCTACCTGCGGGTGCCCGACCTGGAGCGCATGGTGGCTCTGGCGCGTCGTCAGGGCGCGCTGGTGGCCGTGGACGCCACCCTAGCCTCGCCGGTGAATCTGCGCCCCCTGGACTTTGGGGTGGATTTGGTGTTTCATTCGGCCACCAAGTACCTGGGCGGTCATCATGACCTCCTGGCGGGGGTGGTGGCGGGTCATGAGGAACTCATCCAGCGGCTGCGGGAGGCCATGGGCGTGCTGGGAGGGGTCTGTGCACCGCAAACGGCTTTCTTGCTCATCCGGGGCCTGAAGACCTTGGGACTGCGCGTGGCGCAACACAACCGCAATGGGCAGGCGGTTGCCGCCTTTCTGGAAGGGCATCCGGCGGTGGAGCGGGTCTGGTATCCGGGACTGCCCAGCCATCCTGACCATGTGGTGGCCCGGCGACAGATGAAAGGTTTCGGCGGCGTGGTGTCCTTTGTGCTCAAGGGAGGGCTGGACGCGGCGCGGCAGTTTCTGGATGCGCTGCGCATCCCCCTTTTGGGGCCTTCGCTGGGGGGCGTGGAATCCCTGGTCATGTTGCCGGCATTGATGTCCTACACCAACCTGAGCGCTGAGCAGCGGGCCGCTTTGGGCATCCCCGATGGCCTGGTGCGCCTGGCCCTGGGCATTGAGGACACGGAAGACTTGTTGCAGGATTTGGCGGAGGCCTTGGCGCAAGTCGGGGTATAA